A part of Streptococcus porcinus genomic DNA contains:
- a CDS encoding M13 family metallopeptidase translates to MVDYKENFYEAVNGEWAKTAVIPDDKPRTGGFSDLADEIEKLMLETTDQWLEGKNLPEGPILANFVKWHKMTSDYAKREEVGVSPVLPLIKEYQKLASFKDFAEKVAEFEMTGKPNLFPFSVAPDFMNAQLNVLWAEAPSILLPDTTYYEEGHKKADELRAVWRESQKKLLSNFEFTEEEIADLLNKTLELDKKLAHYVLSSEESSEYVKLYHPYTWEDFVRLTPELPLDKIFNQILGQSPDKVIVPEKRFWTDFAAQYYSEENWELLKADLIVNAANAYNAYLTDAIRVESGSYGRALSGTPQAMDKKKAAYYLAQGPYSQALGLWYANRYFSAEAKADVEGKVATMIDVYKARLEKADWLAESTREKAIVKLNVITPHIGYPEQLPETYAKKIIDENLSLVENAQKLAAISIAHNWSKWNKPVDRKEWHMPAHMVNAYYDPQQNQIVFPAAILQAPFYSLEQSSSANYGGIGAVIAHEISHAFDTNGASFDEHGSLKNWWTEADYSAFKERTDKIVDQFDGLDSYGAKVNGKLTVSENVADLGGVACALEAAKKEIDFSAREFFINFARIWRMKARPEFMQMMASVDVHAPGEWRTNVTLTNFADFHEVFQIQDGDFMWRKPEDRVIIW, encoded by the coding sequence ATGGTTGATTATAAAGAAAACTTTTATGAGGCTGTTAATGGAGAATGGGCAAAGACTGCTGTTATTCCCGATGATAAACCAAGAACAGGTGGCTTTTCTGATTTAGCTGACGAGATTGAAAAACTGATGTTGGAAACAACAGATCAATGGTTAGAAGGTAAAAACTTACCAGAGGGACCGATTTTAGCTAACTTTGTGAAATGGCATAAGATGACATCTGACTATGCTAAGCGTGAAGAAGTAGGTGTTTCTCCGGTTCTTCCTCTTATCAAAGAGTATCAGAAGCTAGCAAGTTTTAAAGATTTTGCTGAGAAGGTCGCAGAGTTTGAAATGACTGGCAAGCCAAACCTTTTTCCTTTTAGTGTTGCTCCTGATTTTATGAATGCTCAGCTTAATGTACTCTGGGCAGAAGCACCGTCAATCTTACTACCGGATACAACTTATTATGAAGAAGGACACAAAAAGGCTGACGAACTGCGAGCAGTATGGCGTGAGTCTCAGAAAAAGTTACTCAGTAACTTTGAATTTACTGAAGAAGAAATTGCTGATCTATTAAATAAGACATTAGAGTTGGATAAAAAATTAGCTCACTACGTTCTTTCAAGCGAAGAATCGTCTGAGTATGTTAAACTCTATCATCCATATACTTGGGAAGATTTCGTTAGGTTAACGCCTGAATTGCCACTTGATAAGATTTTTAATCAAATCTTAGGTCAAAGCCCTGATAAAGTGATTGTACCCGAAAAACGTTTTTGGACAGATTTTGCTGCTCAATATTATTCAGAAGAAAACTGGGAACTTTTAAAAGCAGATCTGATTGTGAATGCGGCCAATGCCTATAACGCTTATTTGACTGATGCTATCCGAGTGGAGTCTGGTAGTTATGGTCGGGCTCTTTCAGGAACACCACAGGCGATGGACAAAAAGAAAGCAGCCTACTATTTGGCACAAGGCCCATATAGTCAAGCCTTAGGTTTATGGTATGCAAATCGTTATTTCTCAGCAGAAGCTAAAGCTGATGTGGAAGGTAAGGTTGCAACCATGATTGACGTCTATAAAGCACGTTTGGAAAAGGCCGATTGGCTGGCAGAATCAACACGTGAGAAAGCTATCGTGAAATTGAACGTGATTACCCCACATATTGGTTATCCTGAACAACTGCCTGAAACCTATGCTAAAAAAATTATTGATGAAAACTTATCATTAGTTGAAAACGCTCAAAAATTAGCAGCTATTTCAATTGCACATAATTGGAGTAAGTGGAATAAACCTGTAGATCGAAAAGAATGGCATATGCCAGCCCATATGGTTAATGCTTACTATGATCCACAGCAGAATCAAATTGTTTTTCCGGCAGCTATTTTACAAGCACCTTTCTATTCATTAGAACAAAGTTCTTCTGCTAACTATGGTGGTATTGGAGCTGTTATTGCCCATGAGATTTCACATGCTTTTGATACTAATGGTGCATCCTTCGATGAGCATGGCTCTTTGAAAAACTGGTGGACTGAGGCAGACTATAGTGCTTTTAAAGAGAGAACCGATAAGATTGTTGACCAATTTGATGGCTTAGACTCTTATGGTGCTAAGGTGAATGGGAAATTGACGGTTTCTGAAAATGTTGCTGACTTAGGCGGTGTTGCTTGTGCTTTAGAGGCAGCTAAGAAAGAAATTGACTTCTCAGCGCGTGAGTTCTTCATTAACTTTGCTCGTATTTGGCGAATGAAAGCCCGTCCTGAATTTATGCAAATGATGGCCAGCGTAGATGTTCATGCACCAGGTGAGTGGCGCACGAACGTAACCTTAACTAATTTTGCTGACTTCCATGAAGTGTTTCAAATTCAAGACGGTGACTTTATGTGGCGTAAGCCAGAAGATCGTGTTATTATCTGGTAA
- the treC gene encoding alpha,alpha-phosphotrehalase — MTIDKRKVVYQIYPKSYKDTTGNGVGDLKGIIEKLPYLKELGVDMVWLNPFYPSPQRDNGYDVADYTAVNPDFGTMTDFEEMIAVGKSLGIEFMLDMVLNHCSTEHEWFQKALAGDKYYQDFFILRDKPTDWVSKFGGNAWAPFGDTGKYYLHLFDITQADLNWRNPNVRAELFKVVNFWRDKGVKGFRFDVINLIGKDDEIVDCPVNDGKPAYTDRPITHDYLKMLNNASFGEDDSFMTVGEMSATTIENCLLYTAPGREELSMAFNFHHLKVDYADGQKWTIMDFDFIALRNLFHSWGEGMSEGDGWNALFYNNHDQPRALNRFVDVNNFRDEGATMLAASIHLSRGTPYIYMGEEIGMVDPDYRSMSDYVDIESKNAYRTMLDEGKTPEQAFAIIKAKSRDNSRTPMQWDASENAGFTTGTPWLKVGHSYQEINVEKEKKGKIFPFYQKLIKLRKELPIIAEGTYKAALRDSEQVYAFERELDNQSLLVLNNFFAKEVSVKLPESYQNGQILISNYDDEMLLGGSIRLKAYQTIAILGRY, encoded by the coding sequence ATGACTATTGATAAACGTAAAGTTGTCTATCAAATTTACCCTAAATCATATAAAGACACAACAGGAAATGGAGTTGGAGACCTCAAAGGAATTATAGAAAAACTACCTTATTTAAAAGAGTTGGGCGTTGATATGGTATGGTTAAACCCCTTCTATCCCAGCCCACAGCGTGATAATGGGTATGATGTAGCTGACTATACTGCTGTTAATCCAGATTTTGGAACCATGACTGATTTTGAAGAGATGATTGCTGTAGGGAAATCACTTGGTATAGAATTTATGCTTGATATGGTCTTAAATCATTGTTCCACGGAGCATGAATGGTTTCAAAAAGCTTTAGCTGGTGATAAGTATTATCAGGACTTCTTTATTCTTCGTGATAAACCTACAGATTGGGTTTCTAAATTTGGTGGAAATGCATGGGCACCATTTGGTGATACTGGTAAATACTACCTTCACTTGTTTGATATCACGCAGGCTGATTTAAATTGGCGTAATCCAAATGTCAGGGCAGAATTATTTAAAGTTGTTAACTTTTGGCGCGACAAAGGGGTTAAAGGTTTCCGTTTTGATGTCATTAATTTAATCGGTAAAGATGACGAAATTGTCGATTGCCCTGTTAATGATGGGAAGCCAGCTTATACAGATCGACCTATTACGCATGATTATCTAAAAATGCTGAATAATGCTAGCTTTGGTGAAGATGATTCCTTTATGACCGTTGGAGAGATGTCAGCTACAACTATTGAAAACTGTCTTCTTTACACAGCTCCAGGACGTGAGGAGCTGTCAATGGCTTTTAATTTCCATCACTTAAAAGTAGATTATGCTGATGGTCAAAAGTGGACAATCATGGACTTTGATTTTATTGCGTTACGCAATCTCTTCCATTCATGGGGTGAAGGGATGAGTGAAGGAGACGGATGGAACGCCTTGTTCTACAATAATCATGACCAACCAAGGGCTTTGAACCGTTTTGTTGATGTTAACAATTTCCGAGATGAAGGGGCTACTATGCTAGCAGCATCAATCCACCTTTCTCGTGGTACACCTTACATTTATATGGGTGAGGAGATTGGGATGGTTGATCCGGATTATCGTTCCATGTCAGATTATGTTGACATTGAAAGTAAAAATGCCTATCGGACAATGCTTGATGAGGGTAAGACCCCTGAGCAAGCTTTTGCTATTATTAAAGCTAAATCCCGCGATAATTCACGGACGCCTATGCAATGGGATGCCAGTGAGAATGCGGGTTTCACTACTGGAACACCTTGGTTAAAAGTTGGCCATTCTTATCAGGAAATCAATGTCGAAAAGGAGAAAAAGGGAAAAATTTTTCCTTTCTATCAAAAATTGATTAAGCTACGTAAAGAGCTACCAATAATCGCTGAGGGTACCTATAAAGCTGCACTGAGAGATAGTGAGCAGGTTTATGCTTTTGAACGTGAGCTGGATAACCAAAGTCTTCTAGTGTTGAATAATTTTTTTGCAAAAGAAGTATCTGTAAAGTTGCCTGAATCTTATCAAAATGGTCAGATTCTGATTAGTAATTATGATGATGAAATGTTACTCGGTGGGAGTATTCGTCTTAAAGCATATCAAACCATTGCTATTTTAGGTCGCTATTAG
- the treP gene encoding PTS system trehalose-specific EIIBC component, with amino-acid sequence MGKFENEAKTLLSAIGGKENIKAVTHCATRMRFVLNDNSKANIKEIEKISAVKGTFTNAGQFQVIIGNDVPIFYNDFTAVSGVEGVSKEVAKSAAKSNQNVFQRVMTMLAEIFTPIIPAIIVGGLILGFRNLIDSVPWGFLDGKTVVEVSKFWAGVDGFLWLPGEAIFHFLPVGITWSVSRKMGTTQILGIVLGICLVSPQLLNAYAVATTPASEIAKNWAWDFGFFTINKIGYQAQVIPALLAGLSLAYLEIFWRKRIPEVVSMIFVPFLSLVPAIILAHTVLGPLGWTIGKGISFVVLAGLTGPVKWLFGAIFGALYAPLVITGLHHMSNAIDTQLIADTATRTTGLWPMIALSNIAQGSAVFAYYLMNRKNEREAEISLPAAISAYLGVTEPALFGVNLKYIYPFVAGMIGSSAAGLLCTTMNVQANSIGVGGLPGFMAINVKYMGQFFICMAVAIALPMVLTVFFRKSNIMTKTEDEVIAERLADESLVGSAAIAQTVAHSAVAESGVTVTLASPLTGEVKPLSEAVDPVFAQGVMGQGVLIQPTEGELVSPIDAQVSVLFPTKHAIGLLSVEGVEILMHIGMDTVNLEGKGFTTHVSQGDHVKVGDKLISFDMDVIKEAGYPTETPVIVTNQDAYDVDIEGVLPRPIRRSEALIIARKN; translated from the coding sequence ATGGGAAAATTTGAAAATGAAGCTAAGACGCTCCTTTCTGCTATTGGTGGTAAGGAAAACATCAAAGCAGTTACACACTGCGCAACACGTATGCGTTTTGTTTTGAATGATAACAGTAAGGCTAATATTAAAGAAATCGAAAAAATTTCAGCAGTTAAAGGAACATTTACTAATGCTGGGCAATTCCAAGTTATTATTGGTAATGATGTTCCAATTTTTTACAATGATTTTACTGCTGTTTCAGGTGTAGAAGGTGTTTCAAAAGAAGTAGCAAAATCAGCTGCCAAAAGTAACCAAAATGTTTTTCAACGTGTGATGACAATGTTAGCTGAAATCTTTACACCAATCATTCCAGCTATTATCGTTGGTGGTCTTATTTTAGGTTTCCGGAACTTAATTGATAGTGTTCCGTGGGGATTTCTTGACGGAAAAACAGTTGTAGAAGTTTCTAAATTCTGGGCTGGGGTTGATGGTTTCTTATGGTTACCAGGAGAAGCAATTTTCCATTTCTTGCCAGTAGGTATTACGTGGTCTGTTAGCCGTAAAATGGGGACTACACAAATCCTTGGTATTGTTTTAGGTATCTGTTTAGTGTCACCGCAATTGCTTAATGCTTATGCAGTAGCTACCACGCCGGCTTCAGAAATTGCTAAAAATTGGGCTTGGGACTTTGGTTTCTTTACGATTAACAAAATTGGTTACCAAGCACAGGTTATCCCAGCCCTCTTAGCTGGGTTATCACTTGCCTATTTGGAAATCTTCTGGCGTAAACGTATTCCGGAAGTTGTTTCCATGATTTTCGTTCCCTTCCTTTCATTGGTGCCAGCTATTATTTTAGCTCACACTGTCTTAGGTCCTTTAGGATGGACGATTGGTAAAGGAATCTCCTTCGTTGTACTAGCTGGCTTAACTGGTCCTGTTAAATGGTTGTTTGGTGCTATTTTTGGTGCTTTGTACGCGCCACTTGTTATCACTGGTTTACACCATATGTCAAATGCCATTGACACTCAGTTGATTGCAGACACTGCAACTCGTACGACTGGATTATGGCCGATGATTGCTCTTTCAAATATTGCTCAAGGTTCAGCTGTCTTTGCCTACTACTTGATGAACCGTAAAAATGAACGTGAAGCAGAAATATCCCTTCCAGCTGCTATTTCAGCCTATCTTGGTGTTACTGAGCCAGCTTTATTTGGGGTTAACCTTAAATATATCTATCCCTTTGTAGCTGGTATGATTGGTTCAAGTGCTGCGGGTCTGCTGTGTACAACAATGAATGTTCAGGCTAACTCAATTGGAGTTGGTGGATTACCAGGATTTATGGCAATCAATGTGAAATATATGGGACAATTCTTTATCTGTATGGCTGTAGCAATTGCACTACCAATGGTATTGACGGTCTTCTTCCGTAAATCAAATATTATGACCAAAACCGAGGATGAAGTTATTGCCGAGCGTTTAGCGGATGAATCACTTGTTGGTTCAGCTGCGATAGCACAAACAGTTGCACATTCAGCAGTAGCAGAATCAGGTGTTACCGTTACACTTGCAAGCCCGCTTACTGGCGAGGTAAAACCCTTAAGTGAAGCTGTTGATCCAGTATTTGCGCAAGGAGTCATGGGTCAAGGGGTGCTTATTCAGCCCACTGAAGGTGAACTGGTATCTCCAATTGATGCTCAAGTTTCGGTATTATTCCCAACCAAACATGCTATTGGTTTGCTCTCGGTTGAAGGGGTTGAAATCTTGATGCATATTGGTATGGATACTGTAAATCTTGAAGGAAAAGGTTTTACAACTCATGTTAGTCAAGGTGATCATGTTAAAGTTGGAGATAAATTGATCTCCTTTGATATGGATGTTATTAAGGAAGCGGGATATCCAACTGAAACACCTGTTATCGTAACCAATCAAGATGCTTATGATGTGGATATTGAAGGTGTTTTACCGCGTCCTATTAGGCGCAGTGAAGCCTTAATAATTGCTCGGAAAAATTAG
- the treR gene encoding trehalose operon repressor — MKKYQYIFKDLESKISKGVYAIDDFLPPENELSRKYKASRDTVRKALALLAKDGLVKKQQGRGTQVIKHHQILFPISELTSYQELVAYFNMDSKTNVIAIDKLIVDEDLSKLTGFPPRAILWRITRQRVVDGIASVLDIDYLSKDIVPTISREVAEKSLYQYLEKDLKLAIDFALKEVTIDQVNDKDKILLDLGSDRHLVSVKSKVYLSSNEQFQFTESRHKLEKFKFVDFARRKPK; from the coding sequence ATGAAGAAGTATCAATATATATTTAAAGATTTAGAATCAAAAATATCCAAGGGCGTTTATGCTATCGATGATTTTTTACCGCCTGAAAACGAATTAAGTAGAAAGTATAAGGCCAGCCGAGATACCGTTCGCAAAGCCCTCGCTCTCTTAGCTAAAGATGGTTTAGTTAAGAAGCAACAAGGTCGAGGGACTCAAGTTATTAAACACCATCAAATCCTTTTTCCTATTTCAGAATTAACAAGCTACCAAGAATTAGTTGCCTATTTTAATATGGACTCTAAAACTAATGTTATTGCTATTGACAAGCTAATTGTGGATGAGGATCTGTCAAAACTAACAGGTTTCCCTCCCCGTGCCATTCTTTGGCGAATCACCCGCCAAAGAGTAGTTGACGGTATTGCCTCTGTCCTAGATATTGATTACCTCAGCAAGGATATTGTACCAACTATCAGCCGTGAAGTTGCTGAAAAGTCTCTTTACCAATACTTAGAGAAAGACTTAAAGTTAGCTATTGATTTTGCCTTAAAAGAAGTTACCATCGATCAAGTCAATGACAAAGATAAAATTTTACTCGATTTAGGATCAGACCGCCACCTTGTTTCTGTTAAATCAAAAGTTTACCTCTCATCTAATGAGCAATTCCAATTTACGGAGAGCCGTCATAAGCTAGAAAAATTTAAATTTGTTGATTTTGCAAGACGCAAACCAAAATAA
- a CDS encoding VOC family protein: MTDKMTIPTASWITLGDYHHHLAFNHWRGSLDSKKSTSPELNFLTITFEDQLTFEDSYQKAQLQGMKVSSKTKNSFTPIDPYANISKVTLKV; encoded by the coding sequence ATGACTGATAAAATGACTATCCCAACAGCATCGTGGATTACACTAGGAGATTATCATCATCACTTAGCTTTCAACCACTGGAGAGGGAGCCTAGATTCAAAAAAGTCTACCAGTCCTGAGTTGAACTTCTTAACAATTACGTTTGAAGACCAGCTCACCTTTGAAGACAGCTATCAAAAAGCTCAACTCCAAGGTATGAAAGTATCCTCGAAAACCAAGAACTCATTTACTCCCATTGATCCCTACGCTAACATTAGCAAAGTAACGCTTAAAGTATAA
- the yaaA gene encoding peroxide stress protein YaaA: MLTFLIPTAKEMKIPKQSFPPNIPENSQAIIDQLASLSFKELAAAYKLKETATQKEFDRIQSIKKGQAPTYPAYQLFNGLMYRHLDREHLSQQEKNYLLTHTFITSSLYGVIPMDFPIAEHRLDFQTKLKINGKSLKHYWRNDYDHFLSDKKIVISLLSSEFEEVFSKDKNNLWISLLFLEEKAGNLKSHSTISKKGRGDFLKACAQNNCQDIKDLKNLAFKGFIYSEDQSNCHKLVYIKKEA; encoded by the coding sequence ATGTTAACTTTTCTAATCCCAACAGCCAAAGAAATGAAAATTCCCAAGCAGAGTTTTCCCCCTAATATTCCTGAAAATAGCCAAGCCATCATAGATCAATTAGCTTCCTTATCATTCAAAGAACTGGCTGCGGCTTATAAATTAAAGGAGACAGCAACCCAAAAAGAGTTTGATAGAATTCAGTCTATCAAAAAAGGACAAGCTCCAACTTATCCTGCTTATCAGCTCTTTAATGGCCTCATGTATCGTCATCTTGACCGAGAACATCTATCCCAACAAGAGAAAAACTATCTCCTTACGCATACTTTTATTACATCATCTCTATATGGTGTTATCCCAATGGACTTTCCCATCGCCGAACATCGCCTAGATTTTCAAACAAAACTTAAAATCAATGGAAAATCCTTAAAGCATTATTGGCGTAATGATTATGACCATTTTTTGAGCGATAAGAAAATAGTTATTTCCCTTTTATCTAGTGAATTTGAAGAAGTTTTCAGTAAAGATAAAAATAACTTGTGGATAAGTCTCTTGTTTTTAGAAGAAAAAGCTGGTAACCTAAAAAGCCATTCAACCATCTCTAAAAAAGGTCGGGGAGACTTTCTTAAAGCCTGTGCTCAGAACAATTGTCAAGACATTAAAGACCTCAAAAACCTTGCTTTTAAAGGTTTTATCTATAGTGAAGATCAATCAAATTGCCATAAACTTGTATACATCAAAAAAGAGGCTTAG
- the nrdG gene encoding anaerobic ribonucleoside-triphosphate reductase activating protein encodes MSEKCWNNPKPKEWQSHELSKGRIIDYKAFNFVDGEGVRNSLYVSGCMFHCKGCYNAATWSFNAGMPYTKELEEQIMTDLAQPYVQGLTLLGGEPFLNTGILLPLVKRIRKELPEKDIWSWTGYTWEEMMEETPDKLELLSLIDILVDGRFDITKKNLMLQFRGSSNQRIIDVQESLKRNCVVIWSKLNDGAQTFEQVSRDKLI; translated from the coding sequence ATGTCAGAAAAGTGCTGGAATAATCCAAAACCAAAAGAGTGGCAATCACACGAACTCAGTAAGGGGCGCATTATCGACTATAAAGCATTCAATTTTGTTGATGGGGAGGGCGTGCGTAATTCTCTCTATGTATCAGGCTGTATGTTTCACTGTAAAGGCTGTTATAATGCTGCAACTTGGTCATTTAATGCTGGAATGCCATATACCAAGGAGCTAGAAGAGCAAATTATGACTGATTTAGCTCAACCCTATGTACAAGGTTTGACACTTTTAGGTGGGGAACCCTTTTTAAACACTGGCATACTGTTGCCACTCGTTAAACGGATTCGAAAAGAACTGCCCGAAAAAGATATTTGGTCATGGACTGGTTATACTTGGGAAGAAATGATGGAAGAAACACCCGATAAGTTAGAGCTACTGTCCTTAATTGATATTTTGGTGGATGGTCGGTTTGACATCACTAAAAAGAATCTCATGTTGCAGTTTCGAGGGTCTTCAAATCAAAGAATCATTGATGTCCAAGAGTCTTTGAAACGTAATTGTGTGGTGATTTGGTCAAAACTAAATGATGGTGCCCAAACCTTCGAGCAGGTCAGTCGAGATAAACTTATCTAA
- a CDS encoding GNAT family N-acetyltransferase codes for MELRRPTYEDKETIVEMMREFDDFDSPHDGGFWNPQEFNYDNWLENNERIEQGIGIPSHFAPSIQFVAFDQVTKEAIGFLSLRLRLTDALRASGGHIGYSVRPSQRNKGFAKEMLRKAITIAHEKNIDAILVTCKVNNSASRSVILANGGLLEDVQGETERYWIKQR; via the coding sequence ATGGAATTACGACGTCCAACTTATGAAGATAAGGAAACGATAGTAGAGATGATGCGAGAATTCGATGATTTCGACTCACCGCATGATGGGGGTTTTTGGAACCCTCAAGAGTTTAACTATGATAATTGGCTCGAAAATAATGAAAGAATTGAGCAAGGAATTGGGATTCCAAGTCACTTTGCCCCATCCATCCAATTTGTAGCCTTTGACCAAGTAACAAAGGAAGCTATTGGTTTTTTGAGTTTACGACTAAGATTGACAGATGCTTTGCGAGCCTCAGGAGGACATATTGGCTATTCTGTTCGACCTAGTCAGAGAAACAAAGGTTTTGCTAAGGAGATGTTGCGTAAAGCCATTACCATTGCACATGAGAAGAATATAGACGCTATCCTTGTTACTTGCAAGGTTAATAATAGCGCTAGTAGGTCGGTAATTTTAGCAAATGGTGGTCTTTTAGAAGATGTTCAGGGGGAGACAGAACGTTATTGGATAAAACAGAGGTAA
- a CDS encoding Gfo/Idh/MocA family protein: protein MLKLGIIGLGKIAQKAYLPYMRQLGGIEWHISTRQQAILRDVDALFPHSVVYNDYKDLASVDLDGVFIHAATKVHFQMATLFLEKGIPVYMDKPLSESYQEVAELYALAEANRTFLMAGFNRRFAPGVKELSTLSSKRKVLVEKNDSNKPGDFIFKVFDFFIHPLDTALFLTEEKPTTGYFSYQLVGEKVCQVTVNLETENTVIIATMNLQSGCRREVMEVQGPEKTMHLENLDQLTVFKGNHQEKISFSAWDTTLYKRGFESIITAFIDAIKNGVNPVNNELTLMSHWICQQIVSSEETSGILDLNLPY, encoded by the coding sequence ATGTTAAAACTTGGCATTATTGGTTTAGGGAAAATTGCTCAGAAAGCATATCTTCCTTATATGCGTCAGCTAGGCGGTATTGAGTGGCACATATCAACACGACAGCAGGCTATTTTAAGAGACGTAGATGCACTATTTCCCCATTCAGTAGTTTACAACGACTATAAAGACTTAGCTAGTGTAGATCTAGACGGTGTTTTTATTCATGCTGCGACAAAAGTACATTTCCAAATGGCAACATTATTCTTAGAAAAAGGGATCCCTGTCTATATGGATAAGCCCTTATCTGAATCATATCAGGAAGTGGCAGAGCTTTATGCACTGGCAGAGGCTAACCGAACCTTTCTAATGGCAGGATTTAATCGGCGTTTCGCTCCCGGTGTAAAGGAACTGTCAACTCTGTCAAGTAAGCGTAAAGTTTTGGTTGAAAAAAATGATAGTAACAAACCTGGAGACTTCATTTTTAAGGTGTTTGATTTTTTTATCCACCCACTTGATACAGCGTTGTTTTTAACAGAAGAAAAGCCTACGACTGGCTATTTTTCTTATCAGCTAGTGGGAGAAAAAGTTTGTCAAGTAACTGTAAATCTAGAGACTGAAAATACAGTAATTATAGCTACGATGAATCTTCAGTCTGGTTGTCGTCGAGAAGTGATGGAAGTTCAGGGGCCTGAGAAGACAATGCATCTTGAAAACCTAGATCAGTTAACCGTTTTTAAGGGAAATCATCAGGAAAAAATTAGTTTTTCAGCTTGGGATACTACCTTATACAAGCGTGGGTTCGAGTCTATTATTACTGCTTTCATAGATGCAATTAAAAACGGTGTCAACCCTGTCAACAATGAACTGACTTTGATGAGCCATTGGATTTGCCAGCAAATTGTAAGTTCAGAGGAGACAAGTGGCATTTTAGACCTAAACCTGCCATATTAG